In Candidatus Deferrimicrobium sp., the genomic window ATGACCTCGTCCTTGTCGCCGTCGAGGACGTTCAACTGGTTGTGGAGCATCCCCTGAAGCAGGATGTCCTTGGCAAGCGCCGGGGTGTTGCCCGGGGCGATCAGAAGAGTCGTCCCGAGCAGTACCAATGCGAAAAAGGACGTTCTTTTCATCGTATCGTTCCCTCCGTGGGGTTTTCCCGTGTCATGTGTCGCGCAACCGTTTCCTACCACTCCGGCTTGACGACCTTGAGCTTCATCCAGTCCTTCATCGCCCGGGTGCAGTCTGCGTTCCAGTCCGGGTTGTTGTAGGTGTCCGGCGCCTGCCCCGGCCACCAGCAGTACATGTCGGTGGTCCCGAAGAGGTCCGTCTCGATCGGCGTGCACAGCTGCTTCGTGGAACCGGTCCAGTCGACCTCGTACCCCGGGTTGAACACGGAAGTGCAGGTGTGCATGAACGGGATGCTCCCCTGCGCCTCCACGACGGGGAGTTCCGCATTCTCCTTTTCGATCTTCTTCCCCTTGCGGTTGACCCCTTTCAGGTGCTTCATGCAATCCCCCTTTCGCCGAGCATCACGTCCAGGAACGTCGGCGTTTCTTTTTGTATGCGGACATAGGTTTGAAGGCCCAGAAGGAACAGCTCCTTGATCCATCGGCAGTAATGGATGGAAGGGGCGAAGAGGTTCCCCTGCCGGAGATACGCGTCGTGGTAGCACCCTCCCGCGCAGAAGTTCTTCGCCCAGCAAACGTCGCACGCGGATTCGCTGCGACTCCTCGCCCCGTCGAGGAACCGGGTGCGCGCTTCCGCCGCGATCCCGCGGGACGGGTCGCCCATCGATTCCCCGACGCCGCAGAGGCGATGGCACGGGTAGAGAACCCCCGAGGGATCGGCGGCCAGCATCCCGATCCCCGCGCCGCACGGGTACGGCATCGGATCTCCCCGGTGAATCAGGGCGAGGATCTGCGTCATGTTCGAGAACGCTGGCATGCGGCGCTCCCGCACGTCGTCCGTGTATTCCGCGGCCAGTTCCCGGAACCCGTCCAATACACGGTCGAGTTCCTGCCCGGTGAGCGCGGAGCGGCTTTCCTCCGCCGCGCTCGCGGGCGCGAACCCGACCTCGTCGAAGCCGAGCCCACGCAGGTGGTCGAACGTCTTCCGTACGTCGACGGCGCCATGCCCGAGGGTCACGCGCGCCGCGGCGGGGAAGCCGTCCTTGTCCTCCTTCAGGAATCCGATCCCACGCGTCACATCCTCGTAGGACCCTCTACCCGAAGCGTACGGACGGTTCCGGTCGTGGATCTCCCGTGGCCCGTCGATGCTGATGCACACGGAGATCCCGTTCTCCTTCAGAAAACCAGCGATCTCCCGCGTCAGAAGGGTCCCGTTGGTGGTGAGGGAGAAGGAGACCTCCTTCCCCTTCGCGGTCGCCATCGCGCGGGCCTCGTGAACCGCGGTACGCAGGAGGGAGAACCGGAGAAGCGGCTCCCCTCCGAAGAGAACGATGGACACTTTCCGATTGTTTCCGGAGTGGTCGAGCAGGAACCGGACGCTTTCCCGGAGCGACTCCGAGGACATCTCCCCCGGAGTTCCTTCCCCCTGCACGGGTGAAGCGCATCCTTCCTCCCGGGCCTCGTAGCAGTAGCGGCATGCGAGGTTGCAGGAGTACGTCAATATCAGCACGAGCGTACGGAGACGCAGCGGGGGATGCGCGATGGCGAACCGTTCGCGCCCCATTCTCTCCCCAAGCCGGAGGATGCCCGCTTTCGCGAGATCTTCGAGGACATCCCCGTCAGCCTCGACAGTTACCTCGCCCAAGCCGTCCTTGCCGAGAGGGGCCAACGCATCCCGCGCGCCGTCATCCAGCCGGAATACCCCGCCGGATTCCGCCGCGTAGAGATACGTCTCCCCATCCGCCGTGAAACGGAAATGCGGAAGGAGAGCCGCTCCCGCGCCGGGCCTGCGCGCGATGTTTCCCACGAGGTCCACGGTCCGCTTACTGCACCGGCCTCTGCACGTACAGAGGGATGGTGGCGAGCAGGTAGCCGCGGGCGGACAGCTTCTCGCCCCCGGGCGCGGAATATTCGGCCGTCACCCAGACGTCGCCCATGTTGTTTTCCTGCATTGCCCGCTTCGGGTTGGGGCCTTCGTCGCCGGGGGTGAACAGCCCGTTCTTGTCGATCTTCCCGACGAAGTCCACATCGTGGTCCTCGTTGGAACTTGCCAGTTCGACGACGTTCCAATCGGCGGGAATGCGGCCGATCTCGATGTCGTCCGCGTTTCCCGGCACGCCGTCGGCGCCCTTGCTGCAGGCCATGGCGTCGAACTGGACGAGCTGCTTCACGGCGTATCCCAGTCCCCCGGTACGCGACATCGCGGGCGACGGCACCACCTTGATATAGTCGACGGATGCGTAGACCGCGAAGAGCCTGTCGGCGGCGGCGCTTCCGGCTTTCGCGCTTCGATACCCGGTGGCGGACTTGTCGGAAACGTCCACGGTGACCACCACCTTCGTCGGCGATGCGGAAACTACCTTTTTCACGGTCACGCCGTCGCCCAGGCTCACCTCCTTCGAGAGACCGGTCCCGACAACCGTGACGGTGGCGCCCCTCGTTCCTGCCTTGAGCGCTTTCGGCATCACGGAGAGGATCCGCGGGAAGCTTCCGGAGAAGGCGCGGGTCTCGATGCCGCGCAATTCGAAATGCGGGTCATCGAACCGGACGCCCGTGAAGGTCGACCCGTCCATCGAGATGTGGAAAACCTCGCGGATCGGCTTGCCGGCCAGGGTCCCGGACGCACGCCATGCGTAGCCGCCGTAAAGGGTCGCCTTCCCCTCGATCGGCTGCTTCTCTCCGTTCTCGAACTCCACCGTCCCGTGGTACGTGTAGAAGAAGTCACCCGTCTTCTTGAGCGCGACTTCGCCGCCGTACGCGCCTTTTCCCGCCTGGTACCCGGAGACGACCCATTTCCCCACGCCCGGCTTCGGGCGCGTATTGGTCCATTGCTTCCACTCGGGGGTCTCCAGGGGGAACCGCCTCGATAACTCCTTCAGGCAGGCGGCGAGCGTGTCGTCCCAATCCAGGACATCCTGCAG contains:
- a CDS encoding radical SAM/SPASM domain-containing protein, whose protein sequence is MDLVGNIARRPGAGAALLPHFRFTADGETYLYAAESGGVFRLDDGARDALAPLGKDGLGEVTVEADGDVLEDLAKAGILRLGERMGRERFAIAHPPLRLRTLVLILTYSCNLACRYCYEAREEGCASPVQGEGTPGEMSSESLRESVRFLLDHSGNNRKVSIVLFGGEPLLRFSLLRTAVHEARAMATAKGKEVSFSLTTNGTLLTREIAGFLKENGISVCISIDGPREIHDRNRPYASGRGSYEDVTRGIGFLKEDKDGFPAAARVTLGHGAVDVRKTFDHLRGLGFDEVGFAPASAAEESRSALTGQELDRVLDGFRELAAEYTDDVRERRMPAFSNMTQILALIHRGDPMPYPCGAGIGMLAADPSGVLYPCHRLCGVGESMGDPSRGIAAEARTRFLDGARSRSESACDVCWAKNFCAGGCYHDAYLRQGNLFAPSIHYCRWIKELFLLGLQTYVRIQKETPTFLDVMLGERGIA
- the peaA gene encoding quinohemoprotein amine dehydrogenase subunit alpha, with product MALAFMLATAWAGSAFGETGIPVTSEKVLNKCTVCHKNNMGLVSRISYIRQAPEAWEETLWRHKRIHGLSITKDEKEALILYLSENHGLAPAEVAPYAYTLEKRDTKEKVDSQVIIDMCVRCHSYAKTALQRRSPEDWPKLANMHSGVLPMWLYQLQDVLDWDDTLAACLKELSRRFPLETPEWKQWTNTRPKPGVGKWVVSGYQAGKGAYGGEVALKKTGDFFYTYHGTVEFENGEKQPIEGKATLYGGYAWRASGTLAGKPIREVFHISMDGSTFTGVRFDDPHFELRGIETRAFSGSFPRILSVMPKALKAGTRGATVTVVGTGLSKEVSLGDGVTVKKVVSASPTKVVVTVDVSDKSATGYRSAKAGSAAADRLFAVYASVDYIKVVPSPAMSRTGGLGYAVKQLVQFDAMACSKGADGVPGNADDIEIGRIPADWNVVELASSNEDHDVDFVGKIDKNGLFTPGDEGPNPKRAMQENNMGDVWVTAEYSAPGGEKLSARGYLLATIPLYVQRPVQ
- the qhpC gene encoding quinohemoprotein amine dehydrogenase subunit gamma, whose translation is MKHLKGVNRKGKKIEKENAELPVVEAQGSIPFMHTCTSVFNPGYEVDWTGSTKQLCTPIETDLFGTTDMYCWWPGQAPDTYNNPDWNADCTRAMKDWMKLKVVKPEW